In one window of Gossypium arboreum isolate Shixiya-1 chromosome 4, ASM2569848v2, whole genome shotgun sequence DNA:
- the LOC108458406 gene encoding uncharacterized protein LOC108458406 isoform X1 — translation MVALPQDSLNVPQNAKPTTNGNHSKGHAGEVRSAENGRVGSIYQEQIEPCHLSSSIYYGGQDIYIRSCSDQDSGLNDDSEGDQSRICLLLRVHLPIYVHIKVHKEDTDSSSICF, via the exons ATGGTGGCTTTACCACAGGATTCCCTGAATGTGCCCCAGAATGCAAAGCCTACAACCAATG GTAATCATTCTAAAGGGCATGCAGGTGAAGTTCGAAGTGCAGAAAATGGAAGAGTGGGTTCCATCTATCAGGAGCAAATAGAACCATGTCATCTAAGTTCATCGATCTACTATGGTGGCCAAGACATATACATTCGGTCCTGCAGTGACCAGGACTCTGGATTG AACGATGATAGTGAAGGAGATCAATCGAG GATCTGTCTATTATTGAGAGTTCACTTGCCAATCTACGTGCATATCAAG GTACATAAGGAAGATACAGATAGCAGTTCGATCTGTTTCTAG
- the LOC108458406 gene encoding uncharacterized protein LOC108458406 isoform X2 — MVALPQDSLNVPQNAKPTTNGNHSKGHAGEVRSAENGRVGSIYQEQIEPCHLSSSIYYGGQDIYIRSCSDQDSGLNDDSEGDQSRICLLLRVHLPIYVHIKVHTLALKVV, encoded by the exons ATGGTGGCTTTACCACAGGATTCCCTGAATGTGCCCCAGAATGCAAAGCCTACAACCAATG GTAATCATTCTAAAGGGCATGCAGGTGAAGTTCGAAGTGCAGAAAATGGAAGAGTGGGTTCCATCTATCAGGAGCAAATAGAACCATGTCATCTAAGTTCATCGATCTACTATGGTGGCCAAGACATATACATTCGGTCCTGCAGTGACCAGGACTCTGGATTG AACGATGATAGTGAAGGAGATCAATCGAG GATCTGTCTATTATTGAGAGTTCACTTGCCAATCTACGTGCATATCAAG GTGCATACTTTGGCTTTGAAGGTCGTATAA
- the LOC108458406 gene encoding uncharacterized protein LOC108458406 isoform X3: MVALPQDSLNVPQNAKPTTNGNHSKGHAGEVRSAENGRVGSIYQEQIEPCHLSSSIYYGGQDIYIRSCSDQDSGLNDDSEGDQSRICLLLRVHLPIYVHIKLCIFS, translated from the exons ATGGTGGCTTTACCACAGGATTCCCTGAATGTGCCCCAGAATGCAAAGCCTACAACCAATG GTAATCATTCTAAAGGGCATGCAGGTGAAGTTCGAAGTGCAGAAAATGGAAGAGTGGGTTCCATCTATCAGGAGCAAATAGAACCATGTCATCTAAGTTCATCGATCTACTATGGTGGCCAAGACATATACATTCGGTCCTGCAGTGACCAGGACTCTGGATTG AACGATGATAGTGAAGGAGATCAATCGAG GATCTGTCTATTATTGAGAGTTCACTTGCCAATCTACGTGCATATCAAG CTTTGCATATTCTCATAG